Sequence from the Papaver somniferum cultivar HN1 unplaced genomic scaffold, ASM357369v1 unplaced-scaffold_150, whole genome shotgun sequence genome:
GGGAAGCTAGATCCACCACTGTCACCAATTTCCTCCATGAATAGTGTTGAGATTGGGTCTTTTTCATGGGTGGTGGTTGGATTAGCAGTGGGGACAAGCtttgaaaaaaaaaggttatgGTGCCTTGTTAAATTAGGAAAATCCAAAATAGTTTGTTTTTTATTCGCATTAACATAATATTGGACTTCATCTCATTTTTTGCATCCCTTGAAAAGTTGCGTAGTGATTTTGATTTGTTGTATTCTTTATTGTGTTTTAGTTTTAACATCAAAGTATATGCATTTAGACATATGATCAAGGATATACTATCTCATATTATTTAATAAATGAATTAGAAAGTAATTTGAATTGAAATTAAAATCTTTGGATATTTGTTATTATTAGAAAATGATTCCGAAAACTAAATTAAAATTTGAAATGTCTCGATATGTTAACAACTTATTAATTTATCTATAATTTAATACTTTATTAAATTGATACTAGTAGTTAATACTCCCAAAACTACTCAGTTAAGGGCAACGCAATTAAAAAAGGCGTAAAAAGATAAAATTAGAATCGATTAAAGATTGAATTTACCGTCCAATAACCAAATAATCGACTGCTATTATCACCAAAGAGTGTAGGATATGCCTGAAAGTATGTAAATATAAGAGTATATCATAAATAAATGTTAATATAAATAATTTTGGTAGTAGAAATAGATGACTTACCATCCACCCAAATTCAATGCTATTTAATTTTTCTGACCGACCATTTTGTATCCAAATTTGGGAAGTGCTGAATTCACCCGAAGTAAGTTCAAGTCCATGTATACTCATGTTAGCTGCCCCTCCAAAGTATGTTTTTCCTTCGCTAAGTTCTTCGACGGATACAAACTATAAATAACAAAATACGACATATAAAATATCTTAGAAAATGATAGACAATTTATCTCGGCTAAAGTTTATTTTACCAATGAATAGCCAACTAAATTAGATAACATAATTTAACGAAAACGGCCAAACATCAATGTCTCGTACACGTGATCCCGTTATTATACATAAAATATACATAAATCTTTTATGAATCGTCAAAATGAACAACACTAAAATACCTCTTGCAAAAATGGGCCAAAaacgtaatccccacaccttgggAAACATGTTTCCGTAAGTGGACGGTTTTTGTATTATCAATTTTGAAAATTCACCAAAAGTCATTTTAGAAATTAATGGTTATGGATGACCCACcaagaattattttaaaaaatttaattaCTTTTAGTTATTGTCCATTAGTTAATCACATCCGACAATAGGATAATTGGAAAGCAAAGTTGATGCCGTGATCGATTATGGTTGGTTCATATTCCTATACATCCACTCATATTTGTCTTTGTGAGATGAAAAAACTATGAGGGTGACAATAATTTCGATAAAGAGATTATGACCTAACCAGCATATCAGTATAAAAtacaaactctttttttttctggTAACTAATTAGAGAAAAGCCATAACACACATAGACAATGGAGAACAATACTTACATGATGGTTCATATGCGAGAGTGTGTAAGCATTTGAACGGATTTGATCGGCCTTCCGTAAGAGACTTTGAGCATTAACTAAGTCTTCTTTTTTTGTCCTGCGGATTGATATTGTTCCTAATGGGCATcgtttattctcaaacccattaTTGATTTTTGAATCTCGGAAAATAGTTGTTGAAATATTTTTATTACTTGTATCTTTTGAAAATGAGCTTGGAACCATTTGAATCTTATGATCTTTTAGTAGTGGATGATCGAATGCTGGTTGCTTATGAATGTTTATGCAATCGATTGTGTCTCCATATTTAGTCTGTGATTATAGTAAATACATGTAAAAGCGAAATACattaaattttgatttttctaaAACAATATCATAAGTTCAAAGGATAACTTAAttttaaaaaacaaaagaagGAAATCAGAAAATATTCTTACCATAATACTTTTAATTGGCTTTTTGTTTAGAATTTGAAGTTGTCTTTCCAGTTTCACATCTTCTTTTTCTCTTGTCGATGTACTTGCTTTTCTTCCATATACAATATGTGTTTCAGCGGTAAGAACGAAAGATGTTAGGACAAATAACACAATAAGACTAAGATTTGAGTACTCCATTGTAGGTAATTTTGTGTCTGCAATGCATCGAAGAAAGTAACcccttaaatatttttttttgtcttcataTAACGTTAATTAATATCCATTATTTTTGGTTAATTGCATTCAATACGGGTTATATTTTCAATGCTAGACAAATGCACCATTAAACTTTTGTCTTTTATAGCCGTGCATGCGTGATCTTTCCAGAAATTCATTGCATTCTTAAAATGaaaaattattttaattaataaCATTTATTATTGGCAATATGGCAGAGAAATGAGCCATTAAACTTGTCCTTATCTATTTTATGTAGTTTTAGGTCATTTGCGTCATTTTGAGTTTAAAATGATGTTATAACTAGCTCGATAATTTTTAAGCTACTCAAGATAATCCATATAAATAGGGATGATCAgaattttataataattttttccaCAATTGGGAAAATTCATATAAATATCCATTAATCTAGACTCGCATTATCTTTTCCAATTttacataaaaaatataaaaatatatctTTTAAATCCATTTAAAAGGAATTcttaattgggggatagaggaaaacgACAAAAAccggatccaaatatcaaatcaggatcaccccttatctaagtattttacccaatacctaatctacccttattaatcatgtttagtgattaattttaattagtaaaatcttaagattatttgataaaagATTAGTGGatgtttttatttgtatttgggtgagtggggtaagagtagaaggagggaaaacaTATTTGAGggggaactttttttggtgaaaatggaagatgattgtgaagaAAGAATGGTGCTAAGGggtgaaaatttgatttttttttctttgaatctaccatttttgcagctgaaaaagctctgTGCCGGCATGGACCTGGCATTAATACAATGCCGGAAGCAGCCATACCGTCATGGTATTtataccacgtccatgccggcaccgagcttatctcccattttgaaattcaagtCGGCATAGCATTCAACCAAAAAACTAAGTCAGCTCGTAGAATTTTTTTCtagttttgaaattcaaaacctattccgttatgaattttttttctggttttaaccAGTCTTTCGGCACAGTTAATttattctcgagcatgccggtacctctaccggcatagtatgttgcttaaatgtCTATGCCGGCACATGATATAAAGTATCCTGAAAACTtaattttttttcacttgacaaccGGCATTGATATATTTTTATCGAGCATGCCAACATTTAGTTAcagcattgaatgttagttaccaatcATGCCGACACCATTttacggcatggtcttcatcacttccggcatggtcttcatctataccggtggtcttcatctataccggcatggtcttcatcacttccggcatggtcttcatctataccggcatggtcttcatcactaacggcatggttttcatcatatctgaatgtaaaaaaaaaattgttttcaaagtgaggagccggcagagaaggagaagaaaattcGAAAGGGAGTGGagaaaatttaaaatttgaaaaggagtgaggaatatttaggtttcaaagcccCTAAccttaaaagagattaataagaggcgaagatggaaatgggggatatgattttgtttttttattttaattttgaggcaagggtattttagtatttcccccaaaaaaaacaccccttagcagacattaTTGGTTTGGGGAAgtatttatatcccccaattagtttcgaTATCCTCCAATTGTGGGTTCGCTTTAAAAGCTGACCGGATAAGTTtccaaataaaatgaaaaaaacttTAAGAAGTTGTTATATCCAGTCAATCATTGACCgaacaaagaaaaaacaaattaaaaagaaaaaccatCCGGACTATTCCGAAAAAAAACCCTCGGACATGTGAAGAACCAACTAGATTTCAGAGATATGTAGACCTAATTCTTAACCTTAGTGGAATTTTTTATACATAAAATATAGCTTATCACAAAGATATGGATGATTTTTTATTCCATCGAAATTGCACTAATGTAGAtattttttaaagataaaatgatgTTTTTCCTCTCAACACATCTCTAATTCTAGTTGAAATGGTCAATGGATACTGGACGACGGTATTCTAGTCAACCATAACCGGATGACTTTAAAAAAACAACAATCAGTTATATCCGGATGACTAAATGGATACATAAACGGTTATAGCCGGAAAACTTTGTAAGTTTACGATTATACACTCTTAACTGGTCAAGAACTGGAAAATTAGAATAAACTACATACACTGGTTCAATTACCGACGACTGacgaaaacaagttcatgaataaaatttcttaaaaacactTGGTAGTCGTTGaacgatcaagatagatataaaGCCCAGTCGTTCTTTCACCGAGAACTACCCAAAAAAAGTCATGAATATCTCTTTATTGTAAATAAATCTTTACTATATTTGTGCCCGAtgcgtattttttttcttttagcttGGTGTGCGCAGGGTTCCGCCTCGTCTTGTGGCAATGCTCTTTTTATTTCGGTGCGCGGGGCTTCACCTCGCCTCGTGAAAATGCATTTTTGGTTTGGacatagattatgtagttgagcattagacttcacgatgttcatcatttgaagacgaagaactactaaggtgaGCCcgtggaacttcttcaacaaaaggtatgtggagactgaaactcatctatcacttggaacgtctatttctactctatctcctgtaTTGAGATATAAGTACGctgtattacgatatagttttctatcatacacttttgagatttcgagctgagtttaactcacttacaaatttctcggaatatgtgttggcaattgcatcacaactttaacaataatactacagtgatatgtatcactctcccttagtcaatactccatctcacatggaaaccactcccccttacacaatgatccgaaaaccatatgtatatgtagtagaaatacacattaattctccccctttttgtcaataaaattggaaaaggtacaagaacgggatcctaatgaaattttcaggaagagacgtttcatagactaaaagaaaaaaaaatacataccaacttaatttagatgcaatcataaagccgaagctaaatgcattcatcaaggagttttaagttACAATAtaaaccctataaaattccacagccgcacaccccgcaagatattaccattaagcacaagttcaaaagaactctcccccatttgatgtcattcccgagagaacaacaagagcgaccttaatttcgaaagaaaagaaggatttttaattggacaccgaaaactaaggaatgattttctatatccaaaactcaatcaaattaatcacaagtaaacccatgattaatttaattggaatacgcaactaaatcaaaccataaaagtgatcaatttaattgatagttctcaacataagtaaaattacggagctacgactaaggtaatcatacgaagatgactaacttaattgtTCACATAATcaatataaggaaaaccttacggaatatacgactaccttaatcaatagaacatgattagtatagccattcatatactcaacacaagaacttgtggaatatatgaaaactcaactagactaattaaaacagaacccataattaatcaaattggaatacaaacaaccaaactaatcacgaaagtaatcaatttaattttcaaaagtttcgctcaacaaaagaagactttcggagcgaataactaaataaccaaccaagatgattaattcagttcataatgctcaacatatagcatcttatggaacaaccaacaaagccaataagaaaaacGACTTAGTTTTATcgtactcaacataagacacacaatggagccttcacggtaaaacataacaaaatggatcaatgaagatcaatgccgtggataacatacaaggatctattctattttccatcactatatgcataatgacataatagactttatccttgtcatacaaaagatattatcctattttccatcaattaaatgattgcataggcataacttttgtaatcgtcaaaagtccattcgtcctttcatcaatacgaatactaattcatgaacgactttacttttgacagcatatgggaccttcaagttcacggatgcaaaccatacgtatcccataaaaatattgcaatacttcaaaatcaaacagattaatactgcaataacatcatcctccaaatattttttagaatttaaaaaacaataaacctaaaaaataacataagaagatgaaaacaaaaatagctatgtgtagtcacaatcaccgctattcaaaacgctagttattcttccaacaaatccaaaaagaagacatactaggaaacaaaataaaaccaagatcagacgaaaaactaGATCCTGTCAGCAACTAGGGATTGGACAAGAAtgagttcctcagttgccttaCTTAGTTCTCCTTTTAGGTAGTCAAGTTTCCTCGTTGCAATACCGAGTTGTTCTCGTATGACCTTAAAGtatccaagaagatttcctaccagttgtgaagaaatctgaactggtacTTTGTcgtcgttttcatgatcaagagcatgaaagcacgagATATCAATATGACAAATCTCAACAttatcaaccttgttgcttccctccattgtgcaccaaaaagacttttagaaaatctttgtgcacctctggaacacattatatatataaggaattccatcaaaccctaggaaacatgaCGTTCGTGAaggttggtgcgtgtactagagaatcgggcctatgatagaccaaagaagaccaaaaaaaagaaatagatgttgaggagcaaacggaaAAATGTAACATCGAgtgcagtacaatcctgacagctttctcaagatgaaaatcctgagaatcatgagcatccctttttaacaagacaaaatttaaaaagagatgcaacatgaacatgttagggtgtaataagatgagcatcttgctcatcattatttaCTTCTTCATTTTCCTTTTCATCAGTATTTGacaaactacctggtttagttgaagaagcattatcaagagaagatttagaagtacctgggttaacggcattccatgttttcttgatattccgtctcaGTCTGTTTATGTGgatcttcagatcagagactcgattgttgacatgtaagaagtctgaattggaaTTCTTGGaatcacagtcctttttgagaaaattagagGAACTTAACTCGTTTTTCTTTATCATGTTCCTTTTTCTCCTTCCATACTGATTTACAACACCTGTCACACTTTTGAtgtttttccttccaccattgtaggcatcctctgatataggtttaacaacttctttagacatccatgtaaggtttaacaacttcttccACCATTAGGACAAGCCTTATCACAGTGTATCCCTTGAGGCCGAACATGGTTGATTCAAATCTctgatataggtttaacaacttctttagacatccatgtaagaatgttgtgaagtttttcattccttatccgaagacgacaccttcgctcagagtgtcctttgtttccgcagtaatagcagttaaaggacttACGAtcagtagttctcttttgagcagatttagaagaagtagaatccttgtttttgcaagatGACACAtgttcttcacatggagaaatattaacagctttaacaaacttaatCTTACCACTGTTAGGAATGTctgttcctttatatcccagaccacgtttatcatggtgttctttacaggctcccaccatagaagacaattttgtagagctagaaccaaacctatttagattctcttccagtaattttaccttattaagagc
This genomic interval carries:
- the LOC113335849 gene encoding uncharacterized protein LOC113335849; translation: MEYSNLSLIVLFVLTSFVLTAETHIVYGRKASTSTREKEDVKLERQLQILNKKPIKSIMTKYGDTIDCINIHKQPAFDHPLLKDHKIQMVPSSFSKDTSNKNISTTIFRDSKINNGFENKRCPLGTISIRRTKKEDLVNAQSLLRKADQIRSNAYTLSHMNHHFVSVEELSEGKTYFGGAANMSIHGLELTSGEFSTSQIWIQNGRSEKLNSIEFGWMAYPTLFGDNSSRLFGYWTADGSRQTGCFNMLCPGFVQVHSDISFGADFDPISVYGEDAWVVSFQVHQDLRTGNWWLTVDDMNIGYWPKEIFTHLADNASVIRYGGIAGAKSQMPTPPMGNGYLPQLQDFLKTAYMTRMKYADEKGQFVNINPYGVQTKKDTTSDCYNILFAGNLGSDWEISMAFGGPGGMCP